In Neisseriaceae bacterium CLB008, one genomic interval encodes:
- a CDS encoding helix-turn-helix domain-containing protein, which translates to MLNHQYYAGSGSRTIQPYFVLSTASTYRKKIVADSPIAHFYSFVADCSAGEAFAVPDASVDVLFLCDPDEPKVRVCGSTVSAKLVELKTNKRYFGVRFRPGFIPAFIPLASRDLIEAEVALQDIDSQGQQLLAQITAAPSFEDQVAYFMHHYGDRLARPQSPLCAQISALILSRHGDIRVHELEAYTGYSSRYINKTFTEHFGLSPKQYCLIVRFQYTLQKLTLAGPISLTNLALEQGYADQSHFLREFKKFAALAPTKFVQALGQDQERYQGRILLSAYE; encoded by the coding sequence ATGTTGAATCATCAGTATTATGCTGGGTCAGGTTCACGCACCATCCAGCCCTATTTTGTTTTGAGTACGGCGTCAACCTACCGTAAAAAAATCGTGGCAGACTCACCGATTGCTCACTTTTATAGCTTTGTGGCCGACTGTTCGGCGGGCGAAGCGTTTGCGGTGCCGGATGCCAGCGTCGACGTTTTGTTTTTATGCGATCCTGATGAGCCTAAGGTGAGGGTGTGCGGGAGTACGGTGAGCGCTAAGCTGGTCGAATTAAAAACCAATAAGCGTTATTTTGGCGTGCGCTTTCGCCCTGGCTTTATTCCCGCGTTCATTCCATTGGCCTCCCGTGATTTGATCGAGGCCGAAGTGGCGTTACAAGACATTGATAGCCAAGGGCAGCAGCTTTTGGCACAGATTACTGCGGCGCCCTCGTTTGAAGATCAAGTGGCGTATTTTATGCACCACTATGGCGATCGGCTGGCACGGCCTCAGTCGCCGCTGTGCGCCCAGATCAGCGCGTTGATTTTATCGCGCCACGGCGACATTCGCGTACATGAGTTAGAAGCCTATACCGGCTATTCTTCGCGCTACATCAACAAAACCTTTACCGAGCATTTTGGCCTGTCGCCCAAGCAATATTGCTTGATCGTGCGCTTCCAATACACCTTACAGAAGCTGACGCTGGCCGGCCCCATCAGCTTGACTAATCTGGCCTTAGAGCAAGGCTATGCCGATCAATCCCATTTTTTACGTGAGTTTAAAAAATTTGCCGCGCTGGCGCCTACCAAATTTGTGCAAGCTTTAGGGCAGGATCAAGAGCGCTATCAGGGGCGTATATTGCTGTCGGCATACGAATGA
- a CDS encoding NAD(P)/FAD-dependent oxidoreductase, with translation MIESETPTYYTATRKYHTSYPSLEADIDVDVVVIGGGFSGINTALELAEKGVTSIAVLEAKHLGYGGTGRNGGQIMAGIGHDIEVIRKDVGEEGLKTVFALSDQGAQIIQDRIKKYDIRADFCHGYAYLGFNARQTKTLKQWEQDFKSLDQVNDIYLATGSDIHNVIGSDAYDSALVHMGAGHVHSLNLLLGEAEALTSYGAQIYEFSPALEVSYGDTVTVRTAKGSVRAKKMLWACDGFLNKMEPELHKKTINTFAYQLMTEPLSDELIERISPIRGAYSDIRPVIDYYRVTKENRLLFGNSTRWVEHTPQDLKAYNRKLMLAIFPYLKDVKIDLAWGGPMACSANLFPQIGSLPGHPNVFYVQGYSGFGVTPSHIICKILAEGIHGGSDHYDLISRVKHKSIIGKDRFRPFLLTGAKTLHQLSGYFTGRR, from the coding sequence ATGATTGAATCTGAAACACCCACGTACTACACCGCCACCCGTAAATACCACACCAGCTACCCCTCGCTAGAGGCCGACATAGACGTTGACGTAGTGGTCATCGGCGGTGGTTTTTCCGGCATCAATACCGCCCTAGAGCTGGCAGAAAAAGGCGTCACCAGTATTGCGGTATTGGAAGCCAAACACCTAGGCTACGGCGGCACCGGCCGTAATGGCGGCCAAATCATGGCCGGCATCGGTCACGACATTGAAGTCATCAGAAAAGACGTGGGTGAAGAAGGCCTAAAAACCGTGTTTGCGCTGAGCGATCAAGGCGCCCAAATCATTCAGGATCGAATCAAAAAATACGACATCCGCGCCGACTTTTGTCACGGTTATGCCTATTTGGGCTTTAACGCCCGCCAGACCAAAACCCTCAAACAATGGGAACAGGATTTTAAATCGCTAGATCAGGTCAATGACATTTACTTGGCCACCGGCAGCGACATCCACAACGTCATCGGCTCCGATGCCTACGACAGCGCCCTCGTCCACATGGGTGCAGGCCACGTGCATTCGCTCAACCTGCTGTTGGGCGAAGCCGAAGCGTTAACCAGCTATGGCGCCCAGATTTATGAATTCAGCCCCGCGCTGGAAGTCAGCTACGGCGACACCGTCACCGTACGTACGGCCAAAGGCAGCGTGCGCGCCAAGAAAATGCTGTGGGCCTGCGATGGCTTCTTGAATAAAATGGAGCCAGAGCTTCACAAAAAAACCATCAACACCTTCGCCTACCAGCTGATGACAGAACCTTTGTCTGATGAACTCATTGAACGCATCAGCCCGATTCGCGGCGCCTACAGCGACATCCGCCCCGTCATCGACTACTATCGCGTCACCAAAGAAAACCGCCTCTTATTCGGCAACTCTACCCGCTGGGTAGAGCACACGCCGCAAGACTTAAAGGCCTATAACCGCAAACTGATGTTGGCCATTTTCCCCTACCTCAAAGACGTCAAAATCGACTTGGCTTGGGGCGGGCCGATGGCCTGTAGCGCCAATCTGTTCCCACAAATCGGGAGCCTGCCTGGGCATCCAAACGTCTTTTATGTCCAGGGCTATTCTGGCTTTGGCGTGACGCCCAGCCACATTATTTGCAAGATTTTGGCCGAGGGCATACACGGCGGCTCCGATCATTACGACTTGATCAGCCGCGTCAAACACAAATCCATCATCGGCAAAGACCGTTTTCGTCCTTTCCTGTTGACCGGTGCCAAAACCCTGCATCAACTATCAGGCTACTTCACCGGTCGCCGCTAA
- a CDS encoding cupin domain-containing protein has translation MQKIKSAMTLADLDSWGTVVDLGSEILEGECKAYGKFTVGNPEVAINGGYFGVSKGVFRMTYPFSEQATIVSGNITLTNEDSGEKWTFGPGESWVVEQGTTVLWEIHSDYFVKHYLSAV, from the coding sequence ATGCAAAAAATTAAATCCGCCATGACGCTTGCCGACTTAGACAGCTGGGGCACCGTGGTTGACCTCGGGTCTGAAATCCTCGAAGGCGAATGCAAAGCCTATGGCAAATTCACCGTCGGCAACCCAGAAGTGGCCATCAACGGCGGCTACTTCGGCGTCAGCAAAGGCGTGTTCCGCATGACCTACCCATTCAGCGAACAGGCCACCATCGTCAGCGGCAACATCACCCTGACCAACGAAGACAGCGGCGAAAAGTGGACGTTTGGCCCAGGCGAAAGCTGGGTAGTGGAACAAGGCACGACCGTGCTGTGGGAAATCCATTCCGATTACTTCGTGAAACACTATTTATCTGCGGTTTAA